The following proteins come from a genomic window of Fontisubflavum oceani:
- a CDS encoding peptide ABC transporter substrate-binding protein → MTRLSALFTSTILACAISVPVAAQNTHPVTGEPLAEDQTFQYRLLDQFPSIDPQLIEETAGGHVARQIFEGLLTQNADGTLRPGVAEEWSSEDNQTWVFTLREDARWSNGEPVTAQDFVFAWQRAADPATASEYAWYVELSQIRNAAAAIAGEVGPEELGVRAIDDRTLEVTLSQPLPYFPQMTVHYTFMPTHQATVEAHGADWTRPENIVSNGAYVLDEIAVNEFFRLVPNTEYWGAEDVIITEVTGLVINDANQALTRFQAGEFDMMDDLPAGSYPRLEADMPDVAHSVPRLCSYYYTVNQSESGHEALQDPRVRTALSYAINRNVITDQVLQAGQAPAFSFTHWATAGFELPEIDYATWTQEERMARAMELMEEAGYGPDNPIELNLIYNTSENHRQIATVVSQMWRPLGVTTVLNNFEWQSYLEIRGNQNFDVARSAWCGDYNEASTFLDLLTSNNANNDGKYANDEVDRLMAESVALADPQPIYTQVEQILAEDMAILPIYHYTQNFVLDPSIRNWAMQNTENNWYVRDIYRVAAE, encoded by the coding sequence ATGACCAGATTAAGCGCTCTATTTACATCCACAATCCTGGCTTGCGCGATCAGCGTACCGGTAGCGGCCCAAAACACCCATCCCGTAACTGGCGAGCCGCTGGCCGAAGATCAGACGTTCCAATATCGTCTGCTGGATCAGTTTCCCTCCATCGACCCGCAATTGATTGAAGAGACCGCTGGCGGCCATGTGGCCCGGCAAATCTTCGAGGGTCTTTTGACCCAGAATGCCGATGGCACCCTGCGCCCGGGCGTGGCCGAAGAATGGTCCTCGGAAGATAACCAGACCTGGGTCTTCACACTCCGTGAGGATGCGCGCTGGTCAAACGGCGAGCCGGTTACGGCGCAGGATTTCGTCTTTGCTTGGCAACGCGCGGCCGACCCGGCGACAGCCTCGGAATACGCCTGGTATGTAGAGCTGAGCCAGATTCGTAATGCCGCTGCCGCGATTGCAGGCGAGGTTGGCCCAGAAGAGCTGGGCGTGCGCGCCATTGACGACCGCACACTTGAGGTGACGCTGAGCCAGCCGCTGCCGTATTTCCCACAGATGACCGTCCATTACACCTTCATGCCGACCCATCAGGCGACTGTTGAGGCCCATGGCGCCGATTGGACCCGGCCCGAAAACATCGTCTCCAACGGCGCCTATGTGCTGGACGAGATCGCGGTCAATGAGTTCTTCCGTCTGGTCCCGAACACGGAATACTGGGGTGCCGAAGATGTGATCATCACCGAGGTCACCGGCCTTGTGATTAATGATGCCAACCAAGCCCTGACCCGATTCCAGGCCGGTGAGTTTGACATGATGGATGACCTGCCGGCGGGCAGCTATCCGCGGCTTGAAGCCGATATGCCGGATGTGGCCCATTCGGTGCCACGGCTCTGCTCCTATTACTACACGGTGAACCAGTCCGAGAGTGGCCATGAGGCGTTGCAGGACCCCCGCGTGCGCACCGCGCTCAGCTATGCGATCAACCGCAATGTGATCACCGATCAGGTGCTGCAAGCGGGCCAAGCCCCAGCCTTTAGCTTCACCCATTGGGCGACGGCTGGTTTCGAGCTGCCTGAGATCGACTATGCGACCTGGACCCAGGAAGAGCGCATGGCGCGCGCGATGGAGTTGATGGAAGAGGCGGGATACGGCCCTGACAACCCGATTGAACTGAACCTGATCTACAACACGTCCGAGAACCACCGGCAAATCGCCACTGTGGTTAGCCAGATGTGGCGGCCCTTGGGTGTAACCACCGTGCTCAACAATTTCGAGTGGCAGTCCTATCTCGAAATCCGCGGCAATCAGAACTTCGACGTGGCGCGGTCGGCTTGGTGCGGAGACTATAATGAGGCGTCAACCTTCCTTGATCTCCTGACCTCGAACAACGCCAACAATGACGGCAAATACGCCAATGATGAGGTTGACCGGCTGATGGCGGAGAGCGTCGCGCTGGCCGATCCGCAGCCGATCTACACCCAAGTCGAGCAGATCTTGGCGGAGGATATGGCGATCCTGCCGATCTACCACTACACCCAGAACTTCGTTTTGGATCCGTCGATCCGGAACTGGGCGATGCAAAACACGGAAAACAACTGGTACGTCCGTGACATTTATCGCGTCGCTGCAGAGTGA
- the oppB gene encoding oligopeptide ABC transporter permease OppB produces the protein MIAFIIKRLLVAIPVLLILIIGTFVLMYTAPGSPFASERGVPPAVLANLEAQYGLDQPFFVQIWRYVVGIVTQFDFGPSFIYRDQDVNDLIGQGFPVTLTYGFWSFVVAVLVGGTLGILAAVRHNTWLDYLAVGVSIGAQVLPNFVLAPILVLVFTLWLGWLPGGGWQGGQWQFIILPVIALSTSFMASIARISRASMLEVLTSNFIRTARAKGLPMRRVIFRHALKPALLPVISYLGPAFVGMITGSVVIDIYFSTGGIGQFFVASALNRDYGVMMGITVLLGALTIFFNLLVDILYAWIDPKIRY, from the coding sequence ATGATTGCTTTCATAATAAAACGTCTCCTGGTCGCGATCCCGGTCCTGCTGATCCTGATCATTGGTACATTCGTGTTGATGTACACCGCCCCCGGCAGCCCGTTTGCCAGCGAGCGCGGTGTACCGCCGGCAGTGCTGGCCAATCTGGAGGCGCAATACGGGCTAGATCAGCCGTTTTTCGTGCAGATCTGGCGCTATGTCGTTGGAATCGTGACCCAGTTCGATTTCGGGCCCTCCTTCATCTATCGCGATCAGGATGTGAATGACCTGATCGGCCAAGGCTTCCCGGTGACGCTGACCTATGGGTTCTGGAGCTTTGTTGTTGCGGTGCTGGTCGGGGGGACGCTTGGGATTCTCGCAGCCGTGCGTCACAACACCTGGCTCGACTATCTTGCCGTGGGTGTCTCGATCGGCGCGCAGGTTTTGCCGAATTTCGTTCTGGCCCCGATCTTGGTGCTGGTTTTCACGCTCTGGCTTGGCTGGTTGCCCGGCGGCGGCTGGCAAGGCGGGCAGTGGCAGTTCATCATCCTGCCGGTGATCGCGCTGTCGACCAGTTTCATGGCCTCGATCGCCCGCATCTCGCGCGCCTCGATGCTGGAGGTGCTCACCTCAAACTTCATCCGCACCGCCCGGGCCAAGGGCCTGCCGATGCGCCGTGTGATCTTCCGCCATGCGCTGAAACCTGCGCTTTTGCCGGTAATCTCCTATCTCGGCCCCGCCTTTGTGGGCATGATCACCGGCTCGGTGGTGATCGATATCTATTTCTCTACCGGCGGGATCGGGCAGTTCTTCGTCGCCTCCGCGCTCAACCGCGACTATGGCGTGATGATGGGCATCACCGTTCTGCTTGGCGCGCTCACCATCTTCTTCAACCTCTTGGTCGATATCCTTTACGCCTGGATCGACCCGAAAATTCGGTATTAA
- a CDS encoding ABC transporter permease subunit has product MLATKAIADDLAAAAPIKGRSLWADARARFFRNRAAVAGLVVLVLVTAFALIGPFIAPWNYEDIDWNVLGNVAEAGRPSLETGHWFGTDALGRDLFARTVQGTQVSLMVGVVGALISVIVGTLYGAIAGYYGGRLDNIMMRIVDVLMSIPYMFVLILLLVVFGRSMLMLFIGIGLISWLDMARIARGQTLTLRGKEFVEAAVATGVAPFRIILRHIIPNLLGVVIVYATLLVPSMIIYESFISFLGLGVQEPLTSWGALINDGAAEMNNGTLWMLLAPLFFFVVTLFGFFFVGDGLRDALDPKDR; this is encoded by the coding sequence ATGCTCGCGACCAAAGCCATCGCGGATGATCTGGCGGCTGCCGCCCCCATCAAGGGCCGGTCTCTTTGGGCCGATGCGCGCGCCCGTTTCTTCCGCAACCGCGCCGCTGTGGCCGGGCTCGTCGTTCTGGTGCTCGTGACGGCCTTCGCCCTGATCGGCCCGTTCATCGCGCCTTGGAATTATGAGGATATCGATTGGAATGTGCTGGGCAATGTGGCCGAGGCCGGTCGGCCCTCGCTCGAAACCGGCCATTGGTTCGGGACTGACGCGCTTGGCCGGGATCTCTTCGCCCGGACGGTGCAAGGCACGCAAGTCTCGCTCATGGTGGGGGTTGTCGGCGCGCTGATCTCCGTCATCGTCGGCACGCTTTATGGCGCGATCGCGGGCTATTATGGCGGGCGGCTCGACAACATCATGATGCGGATCGTCGATGTGCTGATGTCGATCCCGTATATGTTTGTTTTGATCCTGCTCTTGGTGGTGTTTGGCCGCTCCATGCTGATGCTTTTCATCGGGATCGGGCTGATCAGTTGGCTCGACATGGCGCGGATCGCACGGGGTCAGACGCTGACCCTGCGCGGCAAGGAATTCGTCGAAGCCGCCGTAGCCACTGGCGTCGCGCCGTTTCGGATCATCCTGCGCCACATCATCCCAAATCTGCTCGGCGTGGTGATCGTTTACGCAACGCTGCTTGTCCCCTCGATGATCATCTATGAAAGCTTCATCAGCTTCTTGGGCCTCGGCGTGCAAGAGCCGCTGACCAGTTGGGGCGCGCTGATAAATGATGGTGCGGCTGAGATGAACAACGGCACGCTCTGGATGCTGTTGGCACCGCTTTTCTTTTTCGTCGTCACGCTATTTGGCTTCTTCTTTGTGGGCGATGGCCTGCGTGATGCGCTCGACCCGAAGGATCGGTAA
- a CDS encoding oligopeptide/dipeptide ABC transporter ATP-binding protein: MALLDVTDLSVSFDTPDGKVHAVNGMNLSLNAGDSLAIVGESGSGKTQLAFAILGLLAKNGHAKGSVRFQDQEILNLPEAKINKIRANEIAMIFQDPMTSLNPYMRVGDQMAEVLMLHKGTSKRAALDESAKMLDAVRIPDARSRLRMYPHEFSGGMRQRIMAAMALLCRPKLLIADEPTTALDVTVQNQIMELMADIQRDFGTALILITHDLAIVAGACAETLVMYGGQVMEIGTTDDVFEAPSHPYTLGLLNAVPRLDIPQASLQTIPGDPPDLTALPPGCPFSPRCPARHEPCALSMPPLEGFGDGRFRACHAAREDIA; the protein is encoded by the coding sequence ATGGCTTTGTTAGATGTCACCGATCTGAGTGTCAGCTTCGATACGCCGGATGGCAAGGTCCATGCGGTCAATGGGATGAACCTGTCGCTGAATGCTGGAGATAGCTTGGCGATTGTCGGCGAAAGCGGCTCCGGGAAGACGCAGCTTGCCTTCGCCATCCTCGGGCTTTTGGCCAAGAACGGTCATGCCAAAGGTTCGGTACGGTTTCAGGATCAAGAAATCCTCAACTTGCCCGAAGCGAAGATAAACAAGATCCGCGCTAATGAGATCGCGATGATCTTTCAGGACCCGATGACCTCGCTCAACCCCTATATGCGGGTCGGCGACCAGATGGCCGAGGTGCTGATGCTGCACAAGGGCACGTCGAAGCGCGCGGCGTTGGATGAAAGCGCCAAGATGCTGGACGCAGTGCGCATCCCTGATGCCCGCTCGCGGCTTCGGATGTATCCCCATGAGTTCTCCGGCGGCATGCGGCAGCGGATCATGGCGGCCATGGCGCTGCTTTGCCGCCCGAAACTGCTGATCGCCGACGAGCCGACCACTGCGCTTGATGTGACGGTTCAGAACCAGATCATGGAGCTGATGGCCGACATTCAACGCGATTTCGGTACGGCGCTGATCCTGATCACCCATGATCTGGCAATTGTCGCGGGGGCCTGCGCCGAGACGCTGGTGATGTATGGCGGGCAGGTGATGGAGATTGGGACGACCGATGATGTGTTTGAAGCGCCGTCGCATCCCTACACACTTGGCCTTTTGAACGCGGTGCCGCGCCTCGATATCCCGCAAGCCTCGCTGCAAACCATCCCGGGCGATCCCCCCGATCTGACGGCGTTGCCGCCCGGATGCCCGTTTAGCCCGCGCTGCCCGGCGCGCCATGAACCCTGCGCGTTATCCATGCCACCGCTCGAAGGGTTCGGCGATGGCCGGTTCCGCGCCTGTCACGCGGCACGGGAGGATATCGCATGA
- a CDS encoding oligopeptide/dipeptide ABC transporter ATP-binding protein yields the protein MSEPLLAVNDVSVTFNVMRHGAWPWTPPAKLQAVKEASIMLEPGKTLGLVGESGSGKSTLARAIVGTVPVSAGQVLWRGEDIMAMSPAKRRAHGRHVQMVFQDPLAALNPRMTVGQVVAEPLVTHYPDLSKTEVRDKVGVMMERVGLLPALINRYPHEFSGGQCQRIGIARALITEPELVVCDEPVSALDVSVQAQVVNLLQDLQREMDLSLLFIAHDLSVVRHISHRIAVMYLGRIVEAASAADLIANPRHPYTKALIASVPIPSPKAERARHRPVLEGELPSPLAPPSGCVFRTRCPIARPACAAEIPMVADIGDNHIVACPYHAEAGDPAAQQDLENIPM from the coding sequence ATGAGTGAGCCGCTTCTCGCCGTCAATGATGTCAGTGTCACCTTCAATGTGATGCGACATGGTGCCTGGCCCTGGACGCCGCCGGCCAAGCTGCAGGCGGTGAAGGAAGCGTCCATTATGCTTGAGCCGGGCAAGACCCTTGGCCTGGTGGGTGAAAGTGGGTCGGGCAAATCCACGCTGGCCCGCGCGATCGTCGGCACTGTGCCGGTCAGCGCGGGGCAAGTTCTATGGCGTGGCGAAGACATCATGGCGATGAGTCCGGCCAAGCGACGCGCCCATGGGCGCCATGTGCAGATGGTGTTTCAAGACCCGCTGGCCGCCTTGAACCCGCGCATGACCGTCGGCCAGGTGGTCGCCGAACCCTTGGTCACCCATTACCCCGATCTGTCCAAGACCGAGGTGCGCGATAAGGTCGGCGTGATGATGGAGCGCGTCGGCCTCTTGCCCGCGCTGATCAACCGCTACCCGCATGAGTTCTCCGGTGGTCAGTGCCAGCGGATTGGCATCGCCCGGGCGCTGATCACCGAGCCGGAGTTGGTGGTCTGCGACGAGCCGGTCAGCGCGCTTGATGTGTCTGTGCAGGCGCAGGTGGTGAACCTGTTGCAGGATTTGCAGCGGGAAATGGACCTCTCGCTTCTGTTCATTGCCCATGATCTGAGTGTTGTGCGTCATATCTCGCACCGCATCGCGGTGATGTATCTGGGCCGGATCGTCGAGGCCGCGAGCGCGGCGGATCTGATCGCAAATCCGCGCCATCCCTATACCAAGGCGCTGATCGCCTCGGTTCCGATCCCGTCGCCCAAGGCCGAGCGGGCACGTCATCGCCCGGTTTTGGAGGGTGAACTGCCATCACCTCTCGCGCCGCCCTCTGGCTGCGTATTTCGGACGCGCTGCCCGATCGCGCGGCCTGCCTGCGCGGCAGAGATACCGATGGTTGCGGATATCGGGGATAACCACATCGTTGCCTGCCCGTATCATGCCGAGGCGGGGGATCCGGCGGCACAGCAAGACCTCGAAAACATACCGATGTGA
- a CDS encoding YeeE/YedE family protein yields the protein MLEDLLITLGEPRMLALAGAATGVIFGWAAQRSRFCLRAATVEVAGGRFGPRMAIWLIVFFTALMLTQAGVGSGLFDVSSTRQLAGTGSLSGAMIGGLLFGAGMIFARGCASRLLVLSATGNLRALVTGLVVTLVAQASYRGVLAPARENIAGLWTIDGGTARHLLAPFGIGPTLAALIAGLALLGAFVLARRRALSVGMILAGVFVGGAVAMGWGLTASIAATSFEIVPVSSVTFTGPSTDTLMALVTERNLPLSFGLGLVPGVFAGSFAASVLNREFSIERFGPDAPMERYLLGAVMMGFGAMLAGGCAVGAGVSGGAVLSITALIAVFFMWVGAVLTIWLTRSTTDAALA from the coding sequence ATGCTTGAAGATCTGCTCATCACATTGGGGGAGCCGCGCATGCTGGCGCTCGCGGGTGCCGCGACGGGCGTGATCTTTGGTTGGGCCGCGCAACGATCCCGGTTCTGCTTGCGTGCCGCCACGGTTGAGGTCGCGGGCGGACGGTTCGGCCCGCGCATGGCGATCTGGTTGATCGTGTTCTTCACCGCGCTGATGCTGACGCAAGCCGGTGTCGGTTCGGGTCTATTCGATGTCTCCAGCACGCGGCAACTTGCCGGAACCGGGTCGCTGTCAGGCGCCATGATCGGCGGGCTGCTGTTCGGGGCGGGCATGATCTTTGCGCGCGGCTGCGCCAGCCGCCTGCTCGTTCTGTCGGCAACCGGTAATCTGCGGGCGCTGGTCACCGGTCTGGTCGTGACATTGGTGGCCCAGGCCTCCTATCGCGGTGTGTTGGCGCCAGCGCGAGAGAACATCGCCGGTCTCTGGACCATCGATGGCGGCACCGCACGGCATTTGCTGGCCCCGTTTGGCATTGGCCCGACGCTGGCGGCTCTCATAGCCGGTCTCGCCCTTCTGGGGGCTTTCGTTTTGGCCCGGCGCCGCGCCTTATCGGTCGGTATGATCCTCGCGGGTGTCTTTGTGGGCGGGGCGGTGGCCATGGGCTGGGGCCTGACAGCCTCCATAGCAGCCACGTCCTTTGAAATCGTGCCGGTCTCAAGCGTCACCTTCACCGGTCCATCGACCGACACATTGATGGCCTTGGTCACAGAGCGCAATCTGCCGCTCTCCTTCGGATTGGGCCTGGTGCCTGGTGTGTTCGCAGGATCGTTCGCGGCTTCGGTTCTGAACCGAGAGTTTTCGATCGAACGGTTCGGCCCCGACGCGCCGATGGAGCGCTACCTCTTAGGAGCCGTCATGATGGGCTTCGGGGCGATGCTGGCCGGGGGCTGCGCCGTGGGCGCGGGCGTGTCGGGCGGCGCGGTCTTGTCGATCACCGCACTCATCGCGGTGTTCTTCATGTGGGTCGGCGCGGTTTTGACGATCTGGCTGACCCGCAGTACAACGGACGCCGCACTCGCATAG
- a CDS encoding DUF302 domain-containing protein: MAALLITGQMAAADQAITFDYDGSFDDATFAVENAIVNRGLVIDYTSHVGDMLNRTAADVGSDVVIFEQADIFVFCSAAVSRRVMEADPMNLAHCPYGIFVAEMDGEVMIGHRAYPDGPMQEVEALLDAIILEALNE; this comes from the coding sequence ATGGCGGCCCTACTGATCACGGGCCAGATGGCCGCGGCGGATCAGGCGATCACCTTCGACTATGATGGCAGTTTCGACGATGCGACCTTCGCCGTCGAAAACGCGATCGTAAACCGCGGCTTGGTGATCGATTACACCAGCCATGTTGGTGACATGCTGAACCGCACCGCGGCCGATGTCGGTTCGGATGTGGTGATCTTCGAACAGGCCGACATCTTCGTATTTTGTTCGGCGGCCGTATCGCGCCGGGTGATGGAAGCCGACCCAATGAACCTCGCCCACTGTCCCTATGGCATCTTCGTGGCCGAGATGGATGGAGAGGTCATGATCGGGCACCGGGCTTATCCTGACGGTCCGATGCAAGAGGTCGAAGCTTTGCTGGATGCGATCATCCTCGAAGCGCTCAACGAATAG
- a CDS encoding NAD(P)/FAD-dependent oxidoreductase, translated as MTFNRRIFLGSAAAVTASLATPIVISAQGRPRVVVVGGGAGGATAARYIANDSQGAIDVTLIEPTRAYYSCFFSNLYLGGFRDYDSLGHSYGNLAATYGVNVVHDWAVAVDRDAKTVRLAGGGAVRYDRLVLSPGIDFIEDSVPGWSLATQNAMPHAYKAGSQTQLLRAQVEAMPEGGTYAMVAPPNPFRCPPGPYERISMVAHMLKQTNPTAKILIADPKEGFSKQGLFEDGWERHYPGMITRIGPDFGGDVVEVDAEAMTLSIDGAVESVDVCNVIPAQRAGSIAFAADITEGNWAPVSAYDLSSRADPEIHVLGDSAAQGAMPKSGFSANSQAKVCANAIVAALSDGRAFPPRFSNTCWSLIDTDDGIKVGATYEASDEGIVSTGGFVSQVGETAEVRAETYRESLDWYAAITSDMFG; from the coding sequence ATGACATTCAACAGACGCATATTCCTAGGCTCGGCTGCCGCCGTCACGGCGTCGCTTGCCACACCGATCGTGATCAGCGCGCAAGGCCGTCCACGCGTGGTCGTGGTTGGCGGCGGCGCAGGCGGGGCCACCGCCGCGCGCTACATCGCGAATGATAGCCAGGGCGCCATCGACGTCACGCTGATCGAACCGACGCGGGCCTATTACAGCTGCTTCTTCTCAAATCTCTATCTGGGCGGCTTCCGAGACTATGACAGTCTTGGCCATTCCTACGGCAATCTGGCCGCCACTTACGGTGTGAACGTGGTTCATGACTGGGCCGTGGCGGTCGATCGCGACGCCAAGACCGTGCGTTTGGCCGGTGGCGGGGCGGTACGCTATGACCGCTTGGTGCTTAGCCCCGGGATCGATTTTATCGAAGACAGCGTGCCGGGCTGGTCGCTGGCGACGCAGAACGCCATGCCGCACGCCTATAAGGCTGGTAGCCAGACGCAGCTTTTGCGGGCTCAGGTGGAGGCGATGCCCGAGGGCGGCACCTATGCGATGGTTGCGCCGCCCAACCCGTTCCGCTGCCCGCCCGGGCCGTATGAGCGGATCTCGATGGTCGCGCATATGCTGAAGCAAACCAATCCAACGGCCAAAATCCTAATCGCCGACCCGAAAGAAGGCTTCTCCAAACAGGGGTTGTTCGAAGACGGGTGGGAACGCCACTATCCCGGTATGATCACCCGGATCGGCCCGGATTTTGGCGGCGATGTGGTGGAAGTCGACGCCGAGGCAATGACATTGTCGATCGATGGCGCTGTTGAGAGTGTGGATGTCTGCAACGTCATCCCGGCGCAACGCGCGGGCAGCATCGCCTTTGCCGCCGACATCACCGAGGGCAACTGGGCGCCCGTTTCGGCCTACGATCTGTCCAGCCGGGCGGATCCAGAGATACATGTGCTCGGCGACAGTGCGGCCCAAGGCGCGATGCCGAAATCGGGCTTCTCGGCCAACAGCCAGGCCAAGGTCTGCGCCAATGCAATCGTGGCGGCGCTAAGTGATGGCCGGGCCTTCCCGCCGCGCTTCTCCAACACCTGTTGGTCGCTGATCGATACTGATGACGGCATCAAGGTCGGCGCGACTTATGAAGCCTCAGACGAGGGCATTGTCTCCACTGGCGGCTTTGTCAGCCAAGTCGGCGAAACTGCAGAGGTGCGCGCAGAGACCTATCGCGAAAGCCTGGATTGGTATGCCGCGATCACGTCCGACATGTTTGGATAA
- a CDS encoding c-type cytochrome, with product MLARALLSGAFAVAVLALPGQAEDRGEGEVLFRPCGACHMIGDGAVHRVGPHLNGLFGRPIGGAEGYEYSDDLIAARDRGVIWSEELLDRFLAGPRDTFRQTSMVFRGIRSPEDRAALIGYLRSEGGTAEAQNGAEPAAIDPEIAAILEIAGDVAYGAYLSSECTACHRATGGEDIPSIAGMAPSVFIAGIVAYRNGTREHQVMNTLSARLGDEEIAALAAYFETTE from the coding sequence ATGTTGGCCCGCGCGCTCCTCTCCGGCGCATTCGCCGTTGCTGTCTTGGCCCTGCCAGGGCAGGCGGAGGATCGGGGCGAGGGGGAGGTGCTGTTTCGGCCATGCGGGGCGTGTCACATGATTGGTGACGGGGCCGTTCACCGCGTCGGCCCGCATCTGAACGGCCTTTTTGGGCGGCCCATTGGCGGCGCTGAGGGGTATGAATACTCCGACGATCTGATTGCGGCGCGCGACCGTGGCGTGATTTGGTCCGAAGAGCTTCTGGACCGGTTTCTCGCCGGTCCACGCGATACGTTTCGCCAAACAAGCATGGTGTTTCGCGGCATCCGATCACCGGAAGATCGCGCCGCTCTGATCGGCTATCTGCGCTCCGAAGGTGGCACGGCGGAGGCTCAGAATGGTGCCGAACCCGCCGCAATTGACCCTGAGATTGCCGCGATTTTGGAGATCGCGGGCGATGTCGCATATGGTGCCTATCTGTCATCGGAGTGTACGGCCTGCCACCGCGCGACGGGTGGTGAAGACATCCCGTCGATCGCTGGTATGGCACCCTCGGTCTTCATTGCCGGGATCGTCGCCTACCGCAATGGCACCCGCGAACATCAAGTCATGAACACATTGTCGGCGCGCCTTGGCGATGAGGAGATCGCCGCGCTTGCCGCCTATTTCGAAACCACAGAGTGA
- a CDS encoding c-type cytochrome, translated as MKKILLSASALVMGFSLVALAQENPAPSRDGGYGLGRTALPEEIAAWDIDIRPDGAGLPVGEGDVWTGEEAYVDYCSACHGDFGEAVGRWPVLSGGFGSLDGEDPVKTMGSYWPYLSTAWDYIHRAMPYGAAQSLEDDEVYAILAYLLYLNEVVEDDFVLSNENFAEIALRNEDGFFLDNRAEVELPLFSQEPCMTDCSDPVEITMRAAVLDVTPETEGEEVAAEEAAVVEEEAMPEAAGPDPELVAAGEAVYRRCSTCHQIGEGAVNRTGPLLNGIYMATAGTREGFRYSPAMSGAGEDGLIWDVKPSPLI; from the coding sequence ATGAAGAAGATTTTGCTTTCGGCCTCTGCCCTGGTGATGGGGTTCTCCTTGGTCGCTCTGGCGCAGGAAAACCCGGCCCCATCGCGCGATGGCGGCTATGGCCTCGGGCGCACGGCGCTTCCCGAAGAGATCGCGGCCTGGGATATCGACATCCGCCCGGATGGCGCGGGCCTGCCCGTGGGCGAAGGCGATGTTTGGACCGGTGAAGAGGCCTATGTCGACTATTGCTCGGCCTGCCATGGCGACTTTGGCGAAGCCGTGGGCCGCTGGCCGGTTCTGTCAGGCGGATTTGGTAGCCTGGATGGCGAGGACCCGGTGAAAACCATGGGCTCCTATTGGCCTTATCTTTCGACCGCCTGGGACTACATCCACCGCGCGATGCCCTATGGCGCGGCGCAATCGCTGGAGGATGACGAGGTTTATGCGATCCTCGCCTATCTGCTCTATCTCAACGAGGTCGTGGAGGATGATTTTGTCCTCTCCAACGAGAACTTCGCCGAGATCGCGCTGCGCAATGAGGATGGATTTTTCCTCGACAACCGGGCCGAGGTGGAATTGCCGCTCTTCAGCCAAGAGCCCTGCATGACCGATTGCAGCGATCCGGTGGAAATCACCATGCGCGCCGCAGTTTTGGACGTCACGCCGGAGACCGAAGGTGAGGAGGTTGCCGCCGAAGAGGCCGCGGTCGTCGAAGAAGAGGCCATGCCCGAAGCCGCTGGCCCCGACCCTGAATTGGTCGCGGCGGGCGAGGCCGTCTACCGCCGCTGCTCCACCTGTCATCAGATCGGCGAAGGCGCGGTCAACCGCACCGGCCCGCTGTTGAACGGTATCTATATGGCCACCGCCGGAACACGGGAGGGGTTCCGCTATTCCCCTGCGATGAGCGGGGCGGGCGAAGACGGGCTGATCTGGGATGTGAAACCCTCGCCGCTTATCTGA